The DNA segment TACTGAGCTAGCATCTTTTGTTATATCTGCTGCCGTATCCACCGAAATCCCTACATCTGCTTTTCTAAGCGCAGGCGCATCATTAATTCCATCACCAAGGAATCCAACCGTATGTCCTGCTTTTTTTAGTAAGCCAATGATACGCGATTTTTGCATCGGACTTAATTTAGCAAAAATGTGGTATTTACGCAGTTCGCGCGTGAGTTCCCCGTCAGATAATTCTTCTATATCTGCACCGAGTAAAAATCCGTTCGCTGGAATACCAACTTCTTGACAGATTCGTTTCGTAACGATTTCGTTATCTCCTGTCAGAACTTTTACGTTAATTTGATTCTTGAAAAGATGAGCAATAGCTTCTTTTGTTGATGTTTTTACTGGATCTCGGAAACCTAAGAATCCAGCAATAATCATTTGTTCTTCATCATTTTTAGTAAATGCTTTTCCTGCTTTTCCAGTTTTATAGGCTACTGCAATCACTCGAATTCCTGAGCGATTCATTTCTGCACACATTTCTTGGAGCTCATCCTTTTCCGATTCATTTAGTGTAGAAATAGTGCCATCAAATTCCTTATGAGTGCACACAGTGAGCATTTCTTCCACCGCGCCTTTTGTAATCATCCTCGTTTCTACGCTGTTCTCCACAATGACACTTAAACGCCGCCGGTCAAAATTAAATGGAATTTCACCAACTTTTGCCCAACTTTCTGTAACACTATCATCCAATTTGGCAATGACAGCATGATCTAATACATTTTTCCAACCAGTTTGGAAGTAACTATTTAAATAAGCCAGTTTGAGGACACTTTCGGAATTCTTACCAGCACTATCAATGTATTTTACAAGTTCTAGTTTATCTTCTGTAAGTGTGCCAGTTTTATCCGTACATAAGATATCCATCGCACCGATATTTTGAATAGCGCTAAGTTCTTTCATAATTACTTTTTTTGACGACATATTAATTGCGCCTTTTGCTAAGTTCGTGCTGACAATCATTGGTAACATTTCAGGCGTGAGACCTACAGCAATCGCAACCGCATAAATAAACGCTTCTAGCCAATTGCCTTTCATAAGACCATTAATCATAAATACAATTGGAACCATCACCATCATAAAATAAAATAGTAATTTCGAAATTGATTTAACGCCTTTATCAAAGCTAGTATCGCCACGACGTTCTGTAGCTGCAATTGACAGCGAACCGAAAAATGTCGAGCTTCCTGTACGCAAAACAACAGCTCGGCCATGACCACTTAACACATCCGTCCCCATAAACAATAAGTTTTCCCGTTCAAAAATTTCTGGATTTGCGCGTTTATCTTCCACAAATTTCTCAGCTGGAATCGATTCACCAGTAAGCGCCGATTGATTAATCAATAAATCTGTCGCCGAAATTACACGTGCATCTGCTGGAATAATATCTCCCGCCGAAATTTCAATTAAATCTCCAGGAACGATTTCGTCTTGATTCAAAGTAACCATCGTATCGTCCCGTATAACTTTCACTTTATTTTTCACCATATTTTTCAGTGCATAACTAGCTCGTTCCGCTCTACTTGTTTGAATAAATCCAAGCACTCCGCTCGCGAGTATCATTAACGCCATAATAATTGTCGCTTCCATATCATCCGTTAAATAGGAAACCACCATCAACATCACTAAAATATAGATAAATGGATCATTAAATGCGCGAATAAATAGCCGTAAATTTGATACTTTCTTTTCTTCCACAGTTCGATTAGGACCAAATTCTGCTAACCTTTCAGTGACTTCCACGTTCGTTAGCCCGGTTTCCATTACACCTAACTTTATTAAAATCTTTTCTCTTCCTAATTGTGATTCTTTGAGCAAGTTGTTACCTTGCACTTTTTCTTGTAATTTTTTCATTTTTCTTGCCTCCGATTCTTTCTAGGCAAGCTGAGAATAACGTTTATGTACGCCAGAGATGAAGGATAGTCACTCGTGCAGCTTGATTTCTATAATATGAGTCTGGTTCTTCTACTTCCGCTTCCTGTCGATAAGCCATATGCCTTCATCTCCTTTCGAATTATACCTAAGCTTAATTATCTGAAAAAAAGATTTTAATTCCCAGATAATTATTATCATAATAAACATGAAAAAAGCCCTTACCAAAACCTCGGCAAGGACTTCTGAATTCATACGCATACTAAAACAGACTCCCCTCGCTAAAGTTTTGGCACTATGCAACGTAAAGAATACTCTTAGCCACATTATGGAAAGCCTTAATCCGACAATCCCTGTTCTACCCATTGGCGTCTTTGGACATTTTTGGGCAGTGGCCTGTGTTTGCATAGGAGCCTCACCTAACAGGCAAAACTACAT comes from the Listeria welshimeri serovar 6b str. SLCC5334 genome and includes:
- the mgtA gene encoding magnesium-translocating P-type ATPase, producing the protein MKKLQEKVQGNNLLKESQLGREKILIKLGVMETGLTNVEVTERLAEFGPNRTVEEKKVSNLRLFIRAFNDPFIYILVMLMVVSYLTDDMEATIIMALMILASGVLGFIQTSRAERASYALKNMVKNKVKVIRDDTMVTLNQDEIVPGDLIEISAGDIIPADARVISATDLLINQSALTGESIPAEKFVEDKRANPEIFERENLLFMGTDVLSGHGRAVVLRTGSSTFFGSLSIAATERRGDTSFDKGVKSISKLLFYFMMVMVPIVFMINGLMKGNWLEAFIYAVAIAVGLTPEMLPMIVSTNLAKGAINMSSKKVIMKELSAIQNIGAMDILCTDKTGTLTEDKLELVKYIDSAGKNSESVLKLAYLNSYFQTGWKNVLDHAVIAKLDDSVTESWAKVGEIPFNFDRRRLSVIVENSVETRMITKGAVEEMLTVCTHKEFDGTISTLNESEKDELQEMCAEMNRSGIRVIAVAYKTGKAGKAFTKNDEEQMIIAGFLGFRDPVKTSTKEAIAHLFKNQINVKVLTGDNEIVTKRICQEVGIPANGFLLGADIEELSDGELTRELRKYHIFAKLSPMQKSRIIGLLKKAGHTVGFLGDGINDAPALRKADVGISVDTAADITKDASSVILLEKSLTVLNDAVMEGRNVFGNILKYMKMTASSNFGNVFSVLVASAFIPFLPMLSLHLLLQNLLYDFSQLTLPWDKMDRSFLKKPHQWEQKGMLRFILCIGPVSSIFDIATFLIMWFVFSANTVAEQALFHSGWFVVGLLTQTLVVHMIRTEKIPFIQSRATAPVMIATLVVMTLGIVIPFTGFGHSIGFVSLPGSYFPWLILILVGYMATMQLVKTLYIRKFREWI